The sequence below is a genomic window from Citricoccus muralis.
GGAGGTGAGGGCCTGCGCTCCGAAGAGCCCCAGCCGTTCGGCTTCGCCCGCCAGCGGGGTCGTAAAAGCCTGGGTGCGAGTAATCGAGCGGGGGTGTTGCCAGCGGCGGAACGTTTCCAGCTCGTTGACGACGGCGGTGCCGGGATGCCGGGCGTCGAGGTCGGCGGCGGCGTCGAGCAGTCCTTGGCGCAGCCGTGGGGCGTCGGCGCGTGCCCGGTCCGGGGCGAGTGCGCGACCCGGAGTAGCACCTGACGCAGAGGAAGATCGCTGTTGTGCCGGAGCGGCCAGCGGGGCCGTGAAGGGGGCGCGCTGACTGCTCAGCCATCCGGCCGCCAGCAGGTGCCACTGCCGGTGGCGCGGCAACCGGCCCCACAGTGCCGTGGTGTAGCGGGATTCCCAACGGGAGGTGTCAGGATTCAGGGCAATGACATCTGCTGCAGCGGCCAGTTCCAGCAGCCAGGTGGTGTCCTCGACGTCGGCGTCGAGACGGCGCGCCAACTGCTGCACCTCGCGCACCCCGACCCCGCCGGAGCGCAGCGTGGGCACCCCACGGGCCGAACTCGCCGCGCGCACCAGGTGAGTCATCCCCCGCAGGAGGTCCGAGATCGCAGCAGCCGCCGCGTTGTTGACCAGCATCGGAAGCACCCGGGCCGCTCCGGAAGTGGGCGGGGCGATCGAAAACGCGGGAAACAGGGTGCCGCCACGCAACGCCAGCCCGGTCTCTCGTGGCAGCTCGGCGGTGTCCTCCGTGACCCGCACCAGGATCCCGGTGTCCAGCAACACCGTCAGTACCGCACCGGCCGGATCCGGCACCCGGGCCACGGGGGAGTGAGCGAGTAACTCGAGACCGCGCTGCACCCTGGCGGCGTCGTCCTCCTGGGTCACCGACGGGTGTTCTACGATCCGCCGCCGAATCTCCTCCCGGCTGCGCGCCGAATGGTCGGATCCCAGCACCGCCGCGGGGCGACCCAGCTCCGCCGGATAGGTGCCCAGGGCGCGGTGCACCGGGCCGGGCACGTTCCACCGCTCGTCCTCTGCTGGCAGCAGCAGCACCCGCTCGACTAACTCAGCCACCGTGGCGGCTAATTCGTCCTCGTGCTCAGCCGCATCCGGGGCCAGCAGGGCAGCCAGCTCGGCGAGGCTCACAGAGTCCTGCCCGTGTACCACCGCGGTAGAGAGCGCCTGTAACTGCGGTTCGTTCAGTCGCTCCAGAGCGCGCAACACCGACATTTGGGTGGAAGCGCGGGTTGCTAACGCAGAGAAGTCAGCGACCCCGGGAATGCAGAGGTCGGGGCGGAGCCGGAACAGAAGACGCAACTCATCGTCGCTGCGGTCACTCAGATGCTGAAGCAGCGTGGTCATCACGAATCCGCGGCCGCGCTCATCGTGGCGAGGGGGCGTGTCGGGATTCGACTCACGCCTGCCGACGGCGCCGCAGGGCCGCGATCACCAGGTAGAGCAGAATCAACGTGAAGCCGATCGGGAACGCGAACAGCGCCAACCAGAACAGCGCGGGCAGCTGCGCGGTGCCCACAAAATAGACCACCAACAGTGCCACCGTGGCGACAAACGATGCCAGGGTCATGACGACGCCGACCCAGAGCAGCACCTGCAATCCGAGCGGCACCGGAGCGACGCTGGGTGCTGCCATCAGCGGGGCCGAGGGGGTGGTGGTGTGGCGTGGCGCGGTCGGTGTGGTCATCTGCTCAGTCTACGCCGAAGCGTGCCAGGGGGTATCCTTGTCTGAACTATAGACTCTCCCGCTATCGGGCGTGACGACGATTCCGTCTCCGGTAGCGGCCACTGCGACGCGACGCAGCATGTTAGCCACTAGAGCCGCATCGGCTAGTCCGCGTCGAGGGTGGAGCCCGTGTCACGACAATGTACGCAAGAGGAAACGAAGAAGATGCCCACCGGCAAAGTGAAGTTTTACGATTCGAAGAAGGGTTTCGGATTTCTGCAGAGCGATGATGGTCAGGAAGTTCACCTGCCCTCTTCGGCCCTGCCCAGCGGGGTGACCGAGCTGCGCGCCGGCACCCGCATGGAATTCGGAATCGCCGAAGGCCGTCGCGGCCTGCAGGCCCTGTCCGCCACCGTGATCGACCGCGGCACCTCCGTGGTGCGCAATCAGCGCCCGAAGCCGCAGGATATGGCCACCATCATGGATGACCTGATCCGCTGGCTGGACACCGCCTCCACCTCGCTGCGTAAGGGGTCCTACCCGTCACGCTCGCAGTCAGAGAAGCTCGCCCAGGTGCTACGGAAGGTGGCGGACGATCTCGATGCCTGAGCCCGCAGAGACCCTTGACGCTCCCCCCGAGGAGAGCCTGACCCTGGGTCCGGTGCGCTCCGGCCGTCGTCGGCCCAAGCTTGACCAGACGCTGGCTGCCGCGGTGGAGACCGCCCGCGAGGCGCTACTGGAATCGGTCGACGCGGCCGAGCTCGGTGAGCACGTCAGTGCGATGGCCGACGACGACCGCGTGGTCACCCACCGGTTCGTTGCCCACGTGCGCGGCTACCGCGGCTGGGAATGGTTCTGCACCCTGGCCCGCGCCCCGCGCAGCAAGACGCTGACCGTGTGCGAGGTGGGCATGCTCCCCGGTGAGGGTGCGTTGCTCTCTCCGCCGTGGGTGCCGTGGTCCGAACGCGCCTCCGAAGAAGAGCGCGTGCGCCTGCGTGCCATCGCCGAAGGACGAGACCCGGAGAAAGCGCTGGCCGAGTTCCGCGGTGAAACCGAGGACGACGAGCACGCCGAGGACAGCACCTCACAGGAATCCTCAGACTCGTCTCACTCTTCGGAACCCTCCAGCAAGGGCAAGAAGAAGAACAAGTCCAAGAGCAAGGGTGGCAAGTCCAAGAAGAAGTCGTCGGACTCTCACGCAGGCAATGCTGACGACGCCGTGACCCCTGAGGCAGAGTCGGATACCGACGACGACGCCGAAAAAGCCGCGAAAAAGGCAGCCAAGGCCGCCCAAAAGAAGGCCGCCAAAAAGGCCAAGAAGAAAGCCGAGCGGAAAGCCGCGAAAAAGGCTGCTCAACGAGCCGAGCAGGCCGCGCACGAGGCTGAATAACAGCACCTCGCCGCACCACAGCAGAGGGCCGAACCCGGATAGGGTTCGGCCCTCTGCAGTCTGATGCCCTGCCGGGCGGGCCCGACTTAGCCGAGTTGCGCAACCACGTGGTCGATGCAGGAGAGCAGTGCCGACACATCTTCGGGCTCGATCGCGGCAAAGGTGGCGATGCGTAGCTGGTTGCGTCCCAGCTTCCGGTACGGCTCCGTGTCCACCACACCGTGGGCGCGCAGTATCGAAGCGACCTGGGCGGCGTCGACGGCCTCGTCAAAGTCGACAGTGACGATCACCTGGGAACGGTCTTCCGCACGCGTCACGAACGGGGTGGCGAAGGTCGACTGCTCGGCCCAGGTGTAGATCCGGTCCGAGGAATCCTTGGTGCGGGCGGTGGTGAAGTCCAACCCGCCGTTGGAGTTCATCCAGGACAGCTGCTCATCGAGCATCACCAGAGTGGCCAGCGCCGGAGTGTTGTAGGTCTGGTTCTTCACCGAGTTATCGACAGCGGTCTTCACGTCCAAGAAGTCCGGGATCCAGCGACCGGATGCCGAGATCTCCTCAACCCGGGCCAGCGCGGCGGGGGAGAACAGAGCCAACCACAGGCCGCCATCGGAGGCAAAGTTCTTCTGCGGGGCAAAATAGTAGACGTCGGATTCGGCGACATCCACGGGCAAGCCGCCCGCACCGGACGTGGCATCCACCAGCACTAGGGCATCGGCATCCGCGCCGGCTACGCGCTGCACGGGCGCAGACACTCCGGTCGAAGTCTCGTTGTGCGGCCAGGCGTAGACGTCCACACCGGTCTCGGCGACAGGCTCGGGGCGAGTCCCCGGCTCGGCGGTCAGAATCGAGGACGCTTCCAAGAAAGGGGCCTTGTTGGTGGCCTTGGCGAATTTCGAACCGAACTCTCCGAAGCTCAGGTGCTGTGCCTTATTGCGCACCAGCCCGAAGGATGCGGCATCCCAGAATGCGGTGGAGCCACCGACGCCCATGATGACCTCGTAGCCCTCGGGAGCGGAAAACAGCTGGGTGATGCCTTCGCGCACCGAACCCACCAGGTTCTTCACCGGGGCCTGACGGTGGGAGGTGCCCAGCAGCTGTGCACCGGCCTCGCTGAGAGCGGCGACCTGCTCGGGGCGGACCTTGGAGGGGCCGGCGCCGAATCGTCCGTCACGGGGCAGAAGGTCGTTGGGGATAGTGACGGTGGAGGTGCTCACCTGTACTCCTTATAGTGCTTGTCCGTTATCGGCCGGGCGGGGTCGGCTCAGGGTCGGCTCCGCGCCGTTCCTATTGTCTCTGGTCACGAGAGAAAGCGCGCGTACGGTCATGACATGCCCGGTTTTATGTCGCTGAACGCGAACCCGGGGGATTGACCCATGAACATTGTTGACCCAGGTGGGTAGGATATGCACGATACTTGATGGGCCGCTGGCCGACCCCTGCTGGTCGGACGGCGGTCGTTCTGGGAGCCGCGATTCACGCGGCTCCCCATGGTGACGAGGAGCGTAGGCGAGCATGACCGACTTGATCGACACGACCGAAATGTATCTGCGTACGATCTACGAGCTGCAGGAGGAAGGGATTACTCCATTGCGGGCGCGGATCGCGGAGCGCCTGGATCATTCCGGTCCCACCGTGTCTCAGACGATTGCGCGCATGGAGCGTGACGGACTGGTGAAGGTGGCTGGCGATCGACATCTTGAGCTGACCGAC
It includes:
- a CDS encoding DUF3027 domain-containing protein, which gives rise to MPEPAETLDAPPEESLTLGPVRSGRRRPKLDQTLAAAVETAREALLESVDAAELGEHVSAMADDDRVVTHRFVAHVRGYRGWEWFCTLARAPRSKTLTVCEVGMLPGEGALLSPPWVPWSERASEEERVRLRAIAEGRDPEKALAEFRGETEDDEHAEDSTSQESSDSSHSSEPSSKGKKKNKSKSKGGKSKKKSSDSHAGNADDAVTPEAESDTDDDAEKAAKKAAKAAQKKAAKKAKKKAERKAAKKAAQRAEQAAHEAE
- a CDS encoding helicase-associated domain-containing protein, which gives rise to MTTLLQHLSDRSDDELRLLFRLRPDLCIPGVADFSALATRASTQMSVLRALERLNEPQLQALSTAVVHGQDSVSLAELAALLAPDAAEHEDELAATVAELVERVLLLPAEDERWNVPGPVHRALGTYPAELGRPAAVLGSDHSARSREEIRRRIVEHPSVTQEDDAARVQRGLELLAHSPVARVPDPAGAVLTVLLDTGILVRVTEDTAELPRETGLALRGGTLFPAFSIAPPTSGAARVLPMLVNNAAAAAISDLLRGMTHLVRAASSARGVPTLRSGGVGVREVQQLARRLDADVEDTTWLLELAAAADVIALNPDTSRWESRYTTALWGRLPRHRQWHLLAAGWLSSQRAPFTAPLAAPAQQRSSSASGATPGRALAPDRARADAPRLRQGLLDAAADLDARHPGTAVVNELETFRRWQHPRSITRTQAFTTPLAGEAERLGLFGAQALTSPGRALAEQGLEGLDAAADAVAELLPAPIRTLRLQADLTAVAPGFLDPELAAHLERFADDEGDGTAAVFRFSAESVRRGLDDGLTAEAMLELLAAHSSDALPQTLRYLIDDTARRHLALAVHRAGAVLTVEEPATLTTLLAMPELAPAGLQRLSDTIALSRLDDAELHALLAETGRRAARRGHHTENSRSPLIPGPGGAAVPTGRVTPASGLAVTVASQQLTEDDIEAQIRHLRTAPTRPTPTGEGPEELIAGLTEAAAHRRELSVTTANHQGAHVTRRLLPTAVGDGRLRGRDLQRDTDVIVPLHRVVSAVPVHPAQPTESTVPAEEHS
- the serC gene encoding phosphoserine transaminase, which codes for MSTSTVTIPNDLLPRDGRFGAGPSKVRPEQVAALSEAGAQLLGTSHRQAPVKNLVGSVREGITQLFSAPEGYEVIMGVGGSTAFWDAASFGLVRNKAQHLSFGEFGSKFAKATNKAPFLEASSILTAEPGTRPEPVAETGVDVYAWPHNETSTGVSAPVQRVAGADADALVLVDATSGAGGLPVDVAESDVYYFAPQKNFASDGGLWLALFSPAALARVEEISASGRWIPDFLDVKTAVDNSVKNQTYNTPALATLVMLDEQLSWMNSNGGLDFTTARTKDSSDRIYTWAEQSTFATPFVTRAEDRSQVIVTVDFDEAVDAAQVASILRAHGVVDTEPYRKLGRNQLRIATFAAIEPEDVSALLSCIDHVVAQLG
- a CDS encoding cold-shock protein; protein product: MPTGKVKFYDSKKGFGFLQSDDGQEVHLPSSALPSGVTELRAGTRMEFGIAEGRRGLQALSATVIDRGTSVVRNQRPKPQDMATIMDDLIRWLDTASTSLRKGSYPSRSQSEKLAQVLRKVADDLDA